In one Umezawaea sp. Da 62-37 genomic region, the following are encoded:
- a CDS encoding FadR/GntR family transcriptional regulator — protein sequence MSAEQAESGAKGDDWALSADSRRPLPDVIADKLSDQISTEYSVGDRLPTEPELATRMGVARSSLRTALQRLQIKGIVEVKRGLGWYVLSTNTSPAEEPLAGLDVRRYRAADLLEMRIALETTAASMAALRADQGELDEIAKLNAKHREVSHSDKHELLRTDEAFHGAIVRASRNEMFEHSYQSLEPQLRDFRWNGYANRELHNRSVAEHDQIVWFIRRHDQAGARAAMTTHLLGLYNDLGADADATLDTYAGAGGDDDEPEWHRGT from the coding sequence ATGAGTGCCGAGCAGGCCGAGTCAGGCGCGAAGGGCGACGACTGGGCGCTCTCCGCGGACTCGCGCCGCCCTCTCCCGGACGTGATCGCCGACAAGCTGTCCGACCAGATCTCCACCGAGTACTCCGTCGGTGACCGGCTGCCGACCGAACCGGAGCTGGCCACCCGGATGGGCGTGGCGCGCAGTTCCCTGCGCACCGCGCTGCAACGGCTGCAGATCAAGGGGATCGTCGAGGTCAAGCGCGGGCTCGGCTGGTACGTGCTGTCGACGAACACCTCCCCCGCCGAGGAGCCGCTCGCCGGTCTGGACGTGCGCCGCTACCGGGCCGCCGATCTGCTGGAGATGCGGATCGCGCTGGAGACCACCGCGGCGAGCATGGCGGCGCTGCGGGCGGATCAGGGTGAGCTCGACGAGATCGCCAAGCTGAACGCCAAGCACCGGGAGGTGTCGCACTCGGACAAGCACGAGCTGCTGCGCACCGACGAGGCGTTCCACGGGGCGATCGTGCGGGCGAGCCGCAACGAGATGTTCGAGCACTCCTACCAGTCGCTGGAGCCGCAGCTGCGGGACTTCCGCTGGAACGGGTACGCGAACCGCGAGCTGCACAACCGGTCGGTGGCCGAGCACGACCAGATCGTGTGGTTCATCCGCAGGCACGACCAGGCCGGGGCACGAGCGGCGATGACTACGCACCTGCTCGGGCTCTACAACGACCTGGGCGCCGACGCGGACGCCACGCTGGACACCTACGCGGGCGCGGGCGGCGACGACGACGAACCGGAGTGGCACCGGGGCACCTGA
- a CDS encoding aKG-HExxH-type peptide beta-hydroxylase gives MVPEVEAVHAVFAAPAEVVAERRSLYRLAAELLGVPGEVPDDVLDSPLVRYRLGGALAGHFDLAGVDLAGDRDAVGEVVDVGLPLVADPAARQALATLFGIVGPVPGLRLITKADEVFGEVVEIVAEGVLLARKAGGALAEDLLTHVDLVAVVDPATAGGLVSASSRYFPGVVVIERPTTAVQVAEALIHEGAHDKFFDLAITREFLDSRSDMAEEFRPSWSRARWPMEQVFAAWHAYQCLAQFARADLPTGPGSLLPFAAERAAEIGKWLRDHEEYLLADARTMLDAVLGTGASSPCGIISAEPTTASGHFVKNPHVRLGGVNPTGRRVVGRDGSPPALFWLSNDSTSVLDFFVGHADGKSAEDGFAAVQALWNVDADEARKRWTSAFDALCSKWIVLPAS, from the coding sequence TTGGTACCGGAAGTCGAAGCAGTGCACGCGGTCTTCGCCGCCCCCGCCGAGGTGGTGGCCGAGCGACGATCGCTCTACCGCCTTGCCGCCGAACTACTGGGTGTTCCCGGCGAGGTCCCGGACGACGTGCTCGACAGCCCGCTGGTGCGCTACCGCCTCGGCGGAGCGCTGGCCGGGCACTTCGACCTCGCGGGCGTGGACCTGGCGGGGGACCGCGATGCCGTCGGCGAGGTCGTCGACGTCGGTCTCCCGCTGGTCGCCGACCCCGCCGCCCGGCAAGCCCTGGCGACGCTGTTCGGCATCGTCGGGCCGGTGCCCGGCCTGCGGCTGATCACTAAGGCCGACGAGGTGTTCGGCGAGGTCGTGGAGATCGTGGCCGAAGGCGTCCTGCTGGCGCGGAAGGCCGGGGGAGCGCTGGCCGAGGACCTGCTGACGCACGTGGACCTCGTCGCGGTGGTCGACCCGGCGACGGCGGGCGGTCTGGTGTCGGCGTCGTCGCGGTACTTCCCCGGCGTCGTGGTGATCGAGCGCCCGACGACCGCCGTCCAGGTGGCCGAGGCGCTCATCCACGAAGGCGCGCACGACAAGTTCTTCGACCTCGCCATCACCAGGGAGTTCCTCGACTCCCGGTCCGACATGGCCGAGGAGTTCCGCCCGTCGTGGTCGCGGGCCCGATGGCCGATGGAGCAGGTGTTCGCCGCGTGGCACGCCTACCAGTGCCTGGCCCAGTTCGCCCGCGCCGACCTGCCGACCGGACCGGGGTCGCTGCTGCCCTTCGCGGCGGAGCGCGCGGCCGAGATCGGGAAATGGCTGCGGGACCACGAGGAGTACCTGCTGGCCGACGCGCGGACGATGCTCGACGCGGTACTGGGTACGGGGGCTTCCAGTCCGTGTGGAATCATTTCGGCGGAGCCGACCACCGCGAGCGGCCATTTCGTGAAGAACCCGCACGTGCGACTCGGTGGAGTGAACCCGACCGGGCGTCGAGTGGTCGGGCGCGATGGTTCGCCGCCTGCGTTGTTCTGGCTGAGTAACGATTCTACTTCAGTACTTGACTTTTTTGTCGGGCACGCCGATGGAAAGTCGGCCGAGGATGGCTTCGCTGCCGTGCAGGCGTTGTGGAATGTCGATGCGGATGAGGCTCGCAAACGCTGGACCAGCGCTTTCGATGCTCTTTGTTCTAAGTGGATCGTCCTTCCGGCCAGTTGA
- a CDS encoding phosphotransferase, with product MDDLTTRGVLAAAAVARSHGVRVDDPVVLRDASNLLVHLRPAPVVARVATSTASGRPLVLDHFHRAESATRYLTARGVPVVRMSPEFPDGPFAHDGLVMSFAEHVPHDPTWVPTDFAARLAELHTELRSYPGPLPNRLPMTDISHAIRLWTRSPAQLAAFTAERDALVAAWPALESQPLHGDAHPGNLLLSANGPVWNDFEDT from the coding sequence GTGGACGACCTGACCACCCGCGGCGTCCTGGCCGCCGCGGCCGTCGCCAGGTCCCACGGCGTGCGCGTCGACGACCCCGTCGTGCTGCGCGACGCCAGCAACCTCCTGGTCCACCTGCGGCCCGCCCCGGTCGTGGCCCGCGTCGCCACCTCCACGGCTTCCGGCCGACCACTGGTCCTCGACCACTTCCACCGCGCCGAGTCCGCGACCCGCTACCTGACCGCCCGCGGCGTCCCCGTCGTGCGGATGTCGCCCGAGTTCCCCGACGGCCCGTTCGCGCACGACGGGCTGGTGATGAGCTTCGCCGAGCACGTCCCCCACGACCCGACGTGGGTGCCGACCGACTTCGCCGCGCGCCTGGCGGAGCTGCACACCGAACTGCGCTCCTACCCCGGCCCGCTGCCGAACCGCCTGCCGATGACGGACATCTCCCACGCCATCCGGCTCTGGACCCGGTCACCTGCCCAGTTGGCGGCGTTCACCGCCGAGCGCGATGCCCTGGTGGCGGCGTGGCCGGCTCTCGAGTCCCAGCCGCTGCACGGCGACGCCCATCCCGGCAACCTGCTGCTGAGCGCGAACGGGCCGGTGTGGAACGACTTCGAGGACACCTGA
- a CDS encoding MarR family transcriptional regulator, whose amino-acid sequence MPDEQVSPVDDLLCFALYAASRAVTAAYRPLLRDLGLTYPQYLVMVALWDRGPMPVKDLGDALQLDYGTLTPLLKRLESAALITRRRRTDDERSVQVALTPEGDAMREAARDVPASIGDAMGLPEAEVERLRVSLRRLTANLTAD is encoded by the coding sequence GTGCCCGACGAGCAGGTGTCGCCGGTCGACGACCTGCTGTGCTTCGCGCTGTACGCGGCCTCCAGGGCCGTGACCGCCGCCTACCGCCCGCTGCTGCGCGACCTGGGGCTGACCTACCCCCAGTACCTGGTCATGGTCGCCCTGTGGGACCGCGGGCCCATGCCCGTCAAGGACCTCGGCGACGCCCTCCAGCTCGACTACGGCACGTTGACGCCGCTGCTCAAGCGGCTGGAGTCGGCGGCCCTGATCACCCGGCGGCGGCGGACCGACGACGAGCGTTCGGTGCAGGTCGCCCTGACCCCCGAGGGCGACGCCATGCGCGAGGCCGCCCGCGACGTGCCCGCGTCCATCGGCGACGCGATGGGACTGCCCGAGGCCGAGGTCGAGCGGCTGCGCGTCTCGCTGCGCCGGTTGACCGCCAACCTCACCGCGGACTGA
- a CDS encoding alpha/beta hydrolase has protein sequence MSSTPTVVLVHGAFADASSWAAVVERLRAQGVEALAVGNPLRGLTHDGEYVASVVSQIDGPVVLVGHSYGGPVITYAGTRADNAKALVFVASFGVDKGDSALGSVAEFPEVELATSLVPRQYPSGDGTDTEFTIREDAFASVFGADLPAEVTAVAAVSQRPVAQAALGEPLGIEPAWKTLPSWFAVATSDNAVHPDSQRAAAKRLGATTVEVEGGSHSIAASRPDEVANLVLEAVRSLG, from the coding sequence ATGAGCAGCACCCCCACCGTCGTCCTGGTCCACGGCGCGTTCGCGGACGCCTCCAGCTGGGCCGCGGTCGTCGAGCGCCTGCGGGCGCAGGGCGTCGAGGCGCTCGCCGTGGGCAACCCGCTGCGCGGCCTCACCCACGACGGCGAGTACGTGGCGAGCGTCGTCAGCCAGATCGACGGCCCGGTGGTCCTGGTCGGCCACTCCTACGGCGGCCCGGTCATCACCTACGCGGGCACCAGGGCCGACAACGCGAAAGCGCTCGTGTTCGTCGCCTCGTTCGGCGTCGACAAGGGCGACAGCGCGCTCGGCTCGGTGGCGGAGTTCCCCGAGGTCGAGCTGGCCACCTCGCTCGTCCCGCGCCAGTACCCCTCCGGTGACGGCACCGACACCGAGTTCACGATTCGCGAGGACGCCTTCGCCAGCGTCTTCGGCGCGGACCTCCCGGCCGAGGTCACGGCCGTCGCCGCGGTCAGCCAGCGCCCGGTGGCGCAGGCCGCGCTCGGCGAGCCGCTCGGCATCGAGCCCGCGTGGAAGACCCTGCCCTCGTGGTTCGCCGTGGCGACCTCCGACAACGCCGTCCACCCGGACTCGCAGCGCGCCGCCGCCAAGCGCCTCGGCGCCACGACCGTCGAGGTCGAGGGCGGCTCGCACTCCATCGCCGCGTCCCGTCCGGACGAGGTCGCGAACCTGGTCCTCGAAGCCGTGCGCTCGCTCGGCTGA
- the ctaD gene encoding cytochrome c oxidase subunit I: MTAVVPQPIATRPFPAREAVKGSFLLRMFRTTDHKQIGILYLVTSFAFFMVGGAMAMLIRTELAQPGMQFLSSEQYNQLFTMHGTVMLLLYATPIVFGFANFILPLQIGSPDVAFPRLNAFSYWLYLFGGLIVMSGFVTPGGAADFGWFAYTPLSNAIHSPGVGADLWIAGLVIGGLGTILGAVNMITTVVCLRAPGMTMFRMPIFTWNILVTSILVLLAFPILTAALLGLLADRHLGAHVFDPANGGVILWQHLFWFFGHPEVYIVALPFFGIVSEIFPVFSRKPVFGYNGLVYATLGIAALSVAVWAHHMYATGAVLLPFFAFMTFLIAVPTGVKFFNWIGTMWKGQLTFETPMLFSIGFIVTFLFGGLSGVLLAAPAIDFHVSDTYFVVAHFHYVLYGTIVFATFAGIYFWFPKITGRMLDEPLGKLHFWTTFLGFHATFLVQHWLGNEGMPRRYADYLASDGFTTLNTVSTIGAYILGASTLPFIWNVFKSYRYGEIVEVDDPWGFGNSLEWATSCPPPRHNFTELPRIRSERPAFELHYPHMIERIHNEAHVTFTGKTIPHEEATPALSEMATNVVESGTASGAAEPDHK, from the coding sequence GTGACGGCCGTAGTTCCGCAGCCGATCGCTACGCGTCCTTTCCCGGCGCGCGAAGCGGTCAAGGGTTCGTTCCTGCTGCGGATGTTCCGCACCACGGACCACAAGCAGATCGGCATCCTCTACCTCGTCACGTCCTTCGCCTTCTTCATGGTGGGCGGCGCGATGGCCATGCTGATCCGCACCGAGCTGGCTCAGCCGGGGATGCAGTTCCTTTCCAGCGAGCAGTACAACCAGCTGTTCACCATGCACGGCACGGTGATGCTGCTGCTCTACGCGACCCCGATCGTCTTCGGTTTCGCCAACTTCATCCTGCCGCTGCAGATCGGCTCGCCCGACGTGGCGTTCCCGCGGCTCAACGCCTTCTCGTACTGGCTGTACCTGTTCGGCGGCCTGATCGTGATGTCGGGCTTCGTGACGCCCGGTGGCGCCGCCGACTTCGGCTGGTTCGCCTACACGCCGCTGAGCAACGCCATCCACTCGCCCGGCGTCGGCGCCGACCTGTGGATCGCGGGCCTGGTCATCGGTGGTCTGGGCACGATCCTCGGCGCGGTGAACATGATCACCACGGTGGTCTGCCTGCGCGCGCCCGGCATGACGATGTTCCGCATGCCGATCTTCACCTGGAACATCCTGGTGACGAGCATCCTCGTGCTGCTGGCGTTCCCGATCCTGACCGCGGCCCTGCTGGGCCTGCTGGCGGACAGGCACCTCGGCGCGCACGTGTTCGACCCGGCCAACGGCGGCGTGATCCTCTGGCAGCACCTCTTCTGGTTCTTCGGGCACCCGGAGGTCTACATCGTCGCCTTGCCGTTCTTCGGCATCGTGTCGGAGATCTTCCCGGTGTTCAGCCGCAAGCCGGTGTTCGGCTACAACGGCCTGGTCTACGCGACGCTGGGCATCGCGGCGCTGTCCGTGGCCGTGTGGGCGCACCACATGTACGCCACCGGCGCCGTGCTGCTGCCGTTCTTCGCGTTCATGACGTTCCTGATCGCGGTCCCGACCGGCGTGAAGTTCTTCAACTGGATCGGCACGATGTGGAAGGGGCAGCTGACCTTCGAGACGCCGATGCTGTTCTCCATCGGCTTCATCGTGACGTTCCTCTTCGGTGGCCTGTCCGGCGTGCTGCTGGCCGCCCCGGCGATCGACTTCCACGTGTCGGACACGTACTTCGTCGTCGCGCACTTCCACTACGTGCTCTACGGCACCATCGTGTTCGCTACGTTCGCGGGCATCTACTTCTGGTTCCCGAAGATCACCGGCCGGATGCTCGACGAGCCGCTGGGCAAGCTGCACTTCTGGACCACGTTCCTCGGCTTCCACGCGACGTTCCTCGTCCAGCACTGGCTGGGCAACGAGGGCATGCCGCGCCGGTACGCCGACTACCTGGCCAGCGACGGCTTCACCACGCTGAACACGGTCTCCACGATCGGCGCGTACATCCTCGGCGCCTCGACGCTCCCGTTCATCTGGAACGTCTTCAAGAGCTACCGGTACGGCGAGATCGTCGAGGTCGACGACCCGTGGGGCTTCGGCAACTCGCTGGAGTGGGCCACCTCGTGCCCGCCGCCGCGGCACAACTTCACCGAGCTGCCCCGGATCCGCTCCGAGCGCCCGGCGTTCGAGCTGCACTACCCGCACATGATCGAGCGCATCCACAACGAGGCGCACGTGACGTTCACCGGCAAGACCATCCCGCACGAGGAGGCCACCCCGGCCCTCTCCGAGATGGCGACGAACGTCGTGGAATCCGGTACGGCCTCCGGCGCCGCCGAGCCCGACCACAAGTAA
- the serB gene encoding phosphoserine phosphatase SerB, with protein MNKAKATPVLITVTGPDKPGVSSVLFAVLTRHGVDVLDVEQVVIRGRLVLGVLVEADHDPEGLQESVEQAMATVSMQVEIELGADSKRTARLESSHVLIVLGRPVTARAFTEVARRLASLGVNIDAIRGVADYPVTGLELRVSVAADTPESDAELRSALADVSVRVGLDVAVERAGLARRAKRLVVFDVDSTLIQGEVIEMLAAHVGCEDKVREITDAAMRGELDFTESLRRRVALLEGLPEAVLDEVGANLELTAGARTTIRTLKRLGFHCGVVSGGFTRVIQGLVEELSLDFCAANELEVVDGKLTGRVLGDVVDRAGKAVALRRFAAQVDVPLAQCVAVGDGANDIDMLGTAGLGVAFNAKPALREVADTALSHPFLDAVLFVLGVTRGEVEAADAADGLEMERL; from the coding sequence GTGAACAAGGCCAAGGCCACACCAGTGCTGATCACGGTCACCGGACCGGACAAACCGGGGGTCTCCTCGGTGCTGTTCGCGGTGCTGACCAGGCACGGGGTGGACGTGCTCGACGTCGAGCAGGTGGTCATCCGGGGTCGACTGGTCCTGGGCGTGCTGGTCGAGGCCGACCACGACCCCGAGGGGCTCCAGGAGTCCGTCGAGCAGGCCATGGCGACGGTCTCCATGCAGGTGGAGATCGAGCTGGGCGCGGACTCCAAGCGCACCGCGCGGCTGGAGTCGAGCCACGTGCTGATCGTGCTCGGCCGCCCGGTGACCGCGCGCGCGTTCACCGAGGTCGCGCGCAGGCTGGCGTCGCTCGGCGTGAACATCGACGCGATCCGCGGCGTCGCCGACTACCCGGTGACCGGCTTGGAGCTGCGGGTCTCCGTAGCCGCGGACACCCCCGAGAGCGACGCCGAGCTGCGGAGCGCGCTCGCCGACGTGTCGGTGCGGGTGGGTCTGGACGTGGCGGTGGAACGCGCGGGGCTGGCCCGCCGGGCGAAGCGCCTCGTGGTGTTCGACGTCGACTCCACGCTCATCCAGGGCGAGGTCATCGAGATGCTGGCCGCGCACGTCGGCTGCGAGGACAAGGTCCGCGAGATCACCGATGCCGCGATGCGCGGCGAACTGGACTTCACCGAGTCGCTGCGCCGCCGCGTCGCCCTGCTGGAGGGGCTGCCGGAGGCCGTGCTGGACGAGGTCGGCGCGAACCTGGAGCTGACTGCGGGCGCGCGCACCACGATCCGCACCCTCAAGCGGCTCGGGTTCCACTGCGGCGTCGTGTCGGGCGGGTTCACCAGGGTCATCCAGGGGCTGGTCGAGGAGCTGTCGCTCGACTTCTGCGCGGCCAACGAGCTGGAGGTCGTCGACGGCAAGCTGACCGGCCGGGTGCTCGGCGACGTGGTCGACCGGGCGGGCAAGGCCGTGGCGCTGCGCCGGTTCGCCGCGCAGGTCGACGTGCCGCTCGCGCAGTGCGTGGCGGTCGGCGACGGCGCCAACGACATCGACATGCTCGGCACCGCGGGCCTCGGCGTGGCGTTCAACGCGAAGCCCGCGCTGCGCGAGGTGGCCGACACCGCGCTGTCCCACCCCTTCCTCGACGCCGTGCTGTTCGTGCTGGGCGTGACCAGGGGCGAGGTCGAGGCCGCCGACGCGGCGGACGGGTTGGAGATGGAACGGCTGTGA